TGGACATGTGTTGTTTGTTTCCTTGTAACATTTGTGCAACTTTTCAATGATCGACATCTATATGGATCTAGGAAGTGATGAACTTCAGCAAGAAGAAGATTTCCCGGAAGTGAAAGTAGATTTCCAGGTGCGATCAATCATCCATCGTCGTAGATATttagtttttcttttcttcttcttcttcttcttcttcttcttgaatAGGGATTTCGGTCTTGTTATATGGGAAACCATGTTTTGTAGGAGACTTTTTTGGGCCACACAAGTCCAATTAGTTGTTGCAGGTTTTCTACATCCGGCGATAACATTGCAAGTGCTTCTGTCGATGGCACTGTCAGGTAATTTCTCTTAAAAAGCAATCATTGCTTATCTTTGAAGTATTGTTTTAATAATTTTATACACTTTGATAAAGGATATGGACATACGACTCCTCAACTTCCGCATCAAGAAACGCAACCATTTATTGTGGGGCCGAGATCATGTCGCTTGAATGGGACTGCAAATCTGACCGATTGGTATACTATTTTAAGTTTTAACCCATCATCTTTAAAAAAGGCCTCCACTATTCACACACTCCTAATATCTTATTCACGCACCCAATCATGTATACGACTCGTATAGGTTTATATGGGTCGTATAGTAGAAAGAGAATGTCAGAGTGTGTTTGGCTGCACAAGTATACATGTATCCGAGCCTTGTATACGACCCGTAAACATATATACGAGCCTTATATACGACCAGTATATATGTATACAAGTCGTATACTTACATAACCAAACACACTCTTAACCTTCTCTTACTAGTATTCGACCGATATATGTATACTAGCCGTATActtgtatacgacccgtatatagGGTGTCAAAATATAGATTTTGGGGTGTGCCTTTATTAGCCCTTTTAAGTGCAAGTTTATCTTCTATCTTTAAACAAACGTTTCTGTCACACCTTTTAACAATATCCATTACCAGAATGCCGAAAATTAAATATTGAAATGTAAATTTTGTGTATTTACTGTTTTTTGGAGGTTGTGAATGTTGCAAAACAGGAAGTAACGGTCCTCATTTGATTGTCCATTTTGACAAAGCTTCTCATAGGCACGGCTGATGGTGGTATAAAAGCATGGAACGTTGATGCAAAAAGAGTTGTTTGTGATCTCAGTACAACCAGTGAATTTCCAAGGTGTAACATctgttttaatatttatttttatatttgttCTCTGCTAAGatcgagtaaaatgccattttcgtccatgaggtttggccagttttgcgacttccgtccaaaggtttgttttcccGCATCTGGATCCATAAGGTTttaaatcttgccattttcatccggctccggcttgttaactccatccatttttctccgttagtCATGGGTACTTCtgtctttttttgttaacttaaagggcaagtCAGACTTTTTCAGGGGTATTCTGTCTTTTTACATAACATGAAAAGGACCAAATtgtcctttaagttaacaaaaaagacagaaatacctttgacttaacggagaaaaatggatggagttaacgagccggataaaaatggcaagatttcaaaccttatggattcagatgcggaaaaacaaacctttggacaaaagtcgcaaaactggccaaacctcagggacgaaaatggcattttactcgcAAAGTTTTTATTGCTTaatctttgtatatattttccGTTGCAGTGTGGTGGACCTAAAATGCAGCCCCGTGGAACCAATATTTGTGTCTGCCGCAGCATCACGAGGGTACCACCATCTTCTAAACATATCTTTCATATTATGATATCATCCCAAAAGTTAATTTTTATATCTTTTTCGTTACCGCTAGTATTTTATTTTATAGAAGTCATTTTTCTTTGTAGGCATGGCTCAAGTTACATTGATAAGTTGGGATTTGCATCGTTAACCGTGTGGAATATGAGAACGTGGAAGCCAATGGTACGTGCTTACGGAACTTTTCATCTAATAATAATTTCCCGACACCCCTCCCACACATAAAAATTGAAATTATTAACGTATAAGTCTTACTTATTGACTTTATTGAAGGCAGTCCTTCCCCTTGGGAAAGATCCACCTGCGATCACATCACTGTGCTTCAACCACAACGGGAAGATATTAGCAGCTGCCGCAACTGATGGAATGATTCACATGTTTGGTATCCTTAAAATTTAAATACTCCGTTTTTATTTTAATAGTTttttgagtaaagtacacggatggtgcctgtggtttaccaaaattttggatttggtccctagctttccaaaagtacacaaatggtccctgtggtttgcactttgtaacgcatttagtcactAACTTGGACCAGCTGAATACTTTAGATTTGTTAGCTGGGGACTAAATATGTTATAGAGTGCAAACCAcggggaccatccgtgtacttttaaAAAGCtggggaccaaatccaaaatcttggtaaaccacagggaccatccgtgtacttttaaAAAGCAAAGGACCAAATCCAAAATCTtggcaaaccatagggaccatccttGTATTTTACTCTAGTTTTTTTTCTCAAATGAAATCCACCCAATGGAAAGACCTTAACAAGACTCAGATATGTCTGCGGGCCTGCAAATTACGGGCTGGCCAGCCCATGACTCTGCAATCAGCTCGGTTCTTTTTGGGCCCGATGAGACTAGCATTTTTAGCTTGGGTATAGACGGAAAGGTGAGTTCTTCATCTGAACAAGATGCATTGACCACTTTTGACTTTTATTAGAAAATGAATTATATTTGCGGTTATGACAGGTGTTTGAGTGGAGCTTGCAAAATCAGGGTAAGGTTCTCTGGTCAAGAAATTGCCACAGGTATATATACATTTTCTGGATCatggattgaaaaaaaaaacggttaGTCAAAGGTTATTAATTTGAGTGTGATACCGCCATACCGGTCCATCGTGTAGGTTCTGTAATCCGGAGAATTCACAAAACTATAGACATGAAATGGCTCTGGATGCAAATGGTAAACGACTTCTGGTGACATCCGGTTCGGTCAGAGCACCAATATATCAGGTTAACTAACTAATACTCGTATTCTTCACGTTCATACAAATGTTGCAAGTTGCAGCCACGTAATATTTGAATTTATGGTGTGCAGGTTCAAGATAATACGAACGGAATGAAAACACTTGCTCATAGTGCACCCATATCAACAGTAGATTGGCACCCGACCCTGCCCATCTTCTTGACAGGATCGGTTGATAACTCGGTTCGGGTCACATCCATCTTATGACGCGCTTCAGTTTGTTGAATGTGGTTTCCTTTCAGTGTTTTGTGtgcttagttttttttttatagaaaagggttttttttttctcttaatATAGAGGTTATCATTTTCGTTTGGCGGTTGATGTTTTGATTGATTAAAATTCAAAACCCGGCGACCTGAGAAACTAGTTTGCCGATTCAAAATCGGGTCGACTTGTATGGTTTATGCAAGGTACATGTGTAATATTAATTTAAAATAGAGTGTGATGGGTTATTAGACTCATCAAGTCTTTTGTTTGTGTAATATTTAGTTTTAGTTTTTAATTTGATTACAAGAAGTCAAATTTGTGTTTTCTTGAGTTTTAAACTTCATTAAAAGAGGTTATGTGTTGGTTATGAATTCTTTTGAAACAGTATGTTGCATGCTTGCTACTCATTATGTTTTGAATATGATGTGTAAATTGTATATGATCATTTAATACAATTATTTGTTATATTTGTTAGTCAACAACCACTTTGAATATGTGATTATTTTGACTCTGATCTGCTTAAGTACCTTTGAAAAGTTAATCCTTTCTATTTATTTTATATACAAACTTACTATTAGTTTGCTAATTCTAAGTATAATTTGAAATTCTGAACAAAAAAATAACTCCTAACAATTAATATTCCAATATAACACTTATATAAGAATATATTATCTATGTAAATTAATATGTTATATCAgtgttttatataaaaattaatatattgtATTACTATAGAACAAATATTACTTCTGTTACATTTATCAACTTTGATTAACAATGCCAGCCAGCTGCGTGACAACTAGCTATTAAGTTAAACTTTTATTTGTCATGTATGAATATTAATATCTATAATAGTTCTACCAAAAaccttatatatttttttaatttcataTAAAAACTAATAGTTGTAACTAGGTCTATTTAAGTCAATTACGTAAAAGCTAGGCTATTAAAGTTAACTTTTATTTGttagtggaaggttcaaatgggaataatttttttgtaagaagaaaatagaagaagtttcaaccaataagaatgcttcattttacttcatttaatatttgtatttaattttaatataagggcatattggtaaacttacataaatcattaatttgtattcctctcctttaataactaactaaattaaatttgtaactccttttcaaaatatatactttttccaaattaaaaaaccaacttaatttaaagtgtagaataaattagtagttgtgtagaataaattacgagttgtgtaggatatatttcgaggtgtgtaggataaatttcgactgtgtaggataaaattttataatgtgtagggtatatgtaggaaaattttgatatgtgtaggttttgtagattatatgtaggataattaatgattagttgactaattaataaagagagaaaaattaatgatatgagttataaatgaaatagtattttactaatatgccatttcttctttttcttctcaaattaaatttcttctcaaatgaaccttcccttATTTGTTATGTATACATATTATTATCTATAACAGTTCTACCAAAAACTTATATAAATTTTTAATTCCATATAAAAACTTATAGTTGTAACTAGATCTATTTAAAAACTATTATATCATACTAGGTTAGaatcccgtgtaatacacgggttgaataagtgtaattttaaatatcaaataataaaaaaatatatcttaaaaacctcgtttattacacgggttgaataaatgtaattttatataccaaataataaaataatatatctttaaaaatctcgtttattacatgagttgaataaatgtaattttatatattaaataataaaaaattacatctttaagaatctcgtgtattgtatgggttaagtaaatttaattttatatattaaataaagaaaaaagttacatttttaagaatctcatgtattgtatgggttgagcacatgtaattttataccgatcaataaaaagttatatcttgttaTATATGTTTATAAACTCTGTGTATTATAAAACCtctggactaaactgacaaaatgacccaaaccacaaggactaaaatgacatttagctctttacattatattaatttatatttagtgtagtcttttgttaatttcaagataaataattttgatatctaataaatatttcaaaagactatattatctcctatacaaattgtttaaatttattattaaattttattttataattatcttttaattaatattaattataattaagtaggagatagagatagccctaatgaatgacatgtgtccctttattggtttcttttattatatagataGATTATATAGTGAATTTCAAATTTTATTCTTTATCTTTATCCCTTTTTTCAGGCAGTTTAAAATTGATgacttttgtacttaatgtttcaaaatgttacacgttatgtcctttaacactaactcagttaattttttttttggttaaatatggtcatgtgcaAGGCATAACGTGCAGCATTTTGAAACATTAATTACAAAATTCGTCAATTTTAAACACAAAGGACACCGCTTGAAAaagggtataaagataaaggacaaaatttaaaattcactctatattatattatattatattaaattacattacattacattacattacattacgtTTATATTGTATTCTATCACACAATTGTTATTTCCCCTATATTAATTTACTAGCAGGATACCCGTGTGATGCCGTGGGAGCGGTGCATCACATCGCATTGTGATATTCGTTTTTTGTAGTTTCCTTATCcatataatatttattgtagCATCATTGTGATAGATATACATCAAAAGCGAAGAAATCGGGTAATCCATTTCATTGTACTGTACATGGTTCGGTCGGTTCGGTCATTATCCTTAATCGAAGCCGAAACCAAAGTCatcggttagtctattttattaaccaatctgTTTTCGGTTAATCACTTCGGTTTATTTGGTTAGATTGacggtttttggtttggtttatttACATTTAGTTAATAGTAAAAACAGAACTTtggctaaaacttttgcttatatgaaattgaggtataaatacatgaaatgaaagcataaatatatgaaatgggatataaaatatgaaatatatgaactggaggtataaaagctagaaatatatgaaaatatgaatgacTTAGCTCGGTTCAACTAATTTTGGTTAAACGAGAGTACAAAAAAATTGATAACcggtttttggttaattcggttttcctttaattcagtttttggttgatttcggttcggtttcgtcTGTTTTCGGTTTGGTTTAGGTTAACGATTTAATTATTGCTCACCGATAACCGATTTTTTGTTAACAACCGAAAGGTGtacgcgcgatgcggcgggaaacacaGACATTGCCACAGTGTGCATTGTTCAGTTAGTTAgattattatcctcaaccgaaatcaaggtcatcgattagtctattttattaaccaatccgTTTTCAGTTAACCGGTTTGGCTTATTCAGTTGGATTGACAGTTTTTGGTTTGATTaatttaatttcggttaatagtCAAAAACTTGGACTAAAACTTTTGATTAGATATATATGAAATttaggtataaataaatgaaatggatGTATATGTACATGAAATGGGGGTATAAGTACATAAAATGGggtataaatatgaaatacatgaactgAAGGTATAAAAACTagaaaatatatgaaaatataaatggtTCGGTTCAGTTAATTTTGGTTGAGTGAGGgtacaaaaaaaaaaccaataaCCGTTTTTTGGTTAATTGGGGGTTCGGTTAATCAGTTTTCAATTAATTCAGCTTTTGGttgatttcggttcggtttcggttaacaaTTCAGTTATTACTCACCATTAGACACTGTTAATCACGCAACATATcaatttttaaaattaaaaaaaaactataacaatactatactcaaattaaagataattaAATACTCATTCATATGGTGtaataaaacaaaaatttaaCGTACCAAAAAGTTATAACTGTTTAAAAATCGTGGGAGGAGTTAGTTTTTAATAAGGGGATAAAGTATAACtactaactaattatctataatgtTGTTAAAGATGGGCGATTAAAGTGTAATTTTGATGAGAGAATTAAATTGACGGTATTTAATCACTTGACATTTTGTAGCTATTAAACATTCTGGGATGATGACTAGGTACGTTGGACTTTAATAATTTGTACACTAAGGCATCatctacttgtaccttttaatccacACGTCAATACTGACCAAGACAACTATTGAAACGTCGATAAAAATGAGTAAGTCGTCACGATACTTAttttaaaacattatagtttTAAGATATGGCAAGAATAcgtaaaataattataagtttatTGTGAAGGGAAAAAGTGTAACTAATTACCCATAATTATGTTAAAACTTAGGGATTTAAATAAAATGAGggctaaaatataattattgtttaaataccaatttacccttattttagggttatgtttataaattaaaaacgAAAAAATTCTTCTTTTCTGGGTATCTTAAAATGTTTTTCTCTCATACATTATAATATAATACAGATAAACATACTCTCCTTCACATTAATTATGTTCAATTTTCTTTTATCGTGATTAGTCATATATAAACTCAGCCTTTACTTTGGTTAAACAAGTAGGGTGGGTTAAGATGGGTGATGGGACTCATGGCTATGGTTTGAACTACATGCATATTGTTTGCATTGTCAATCATATACTTCAAATCCTTATTTTTAATACTTTATAATAACTTAACTTTTTAATCTTATAATTAATTATTTTATGAACTAATTTACAATGAGTTCTCTATTTTATTTGAAATTCTAAATTTAAGTTaaaaaagtataattttattacattttattgTGGATAGTACGTTATATTGAACCATGTGTGATGGGATTGAGACATTACCAAATTATTTGATACAATAATTAAAATGTAACGTCTATTTGCTAATAACTATGAAAAAATATTCAATGCTATGTTTTTTCGCTATGTagcaaaatctatttatttttaatattattgATTAATTTCCTAGGTTTGTTTGTTATCGTTTCGAttcaattatttttttttctacgATAATATTTTACGTTTCAGTCTAAATTTGACAAGTTAACACTTCACAACGCAAGTTGTGCTTCAACATTTTTATGTCCATCTTTGGTACAATTTGAAAGTCTCGTTGCAACGCTCGGATCATAAAAACTAGTTTGTATTTAAAACATAGAACAATGTTCTATATAACAACTAATATTTTTGGCCTTCATGTAAATTAATATTTTTCTTAGTTTCAATAAATTAAACAATATTCTTTATCATTCTATTTATAAGTTAATAAATTATCCTAACTATATTTAACAAATAGTATTTGTGCATAACATATTATAGCAATTAGTATTTTTCGTTAATTACATACACATAGTATTCTATATAAGTatcatatatatattatttgtcaTATACGATGCGTACGCTGTGAATATATAACATGCGATTTTGTATTTTTAATCAATATgtgattttgttatttttttccaACATGCGATTTGTTATTTTTTCCAACATGTGATTGTTTTTTAACTCATGCGAATTTACCCCCTTTCCAAAAAATCACATGTTGTAAGTACAAAATTCGCATGTTATATATTTACATCGTACGTTAAGCCCAATTGTACAATACACTTTCTCTATAAATCAATATGTATTTAGTAATAATAAAGGCCTAAAGCTAGTTTTATTTTAATAGTAAAGACTGTAATAATATAATCATTTCTACAAAAGCATCAATCATAACATTATCATCTACCAATTTGTTTGCTAAACGCTAAACAAAAAGTAAATGTAAAAAAGTTAAACAACACCTATGAAATGTAAATGGTAGAAAACAATAAATAAGTTGATTTAGGACTAGTGTGTTGTGACGGGCCATTAAACGAGAAAAAATAGGTATAAAAATGTTGAACCTTGCggcatgttaactcgcaaaattt
Above is a window of Helianthus annuus cultivar XRQ/B chromosome 14, HanXRQr2.0-SUNRISE, whole genome shotgun sequence DNA encoding:
- the LOC110908911 gene encoding WD repeat-containing protein 91 homolog, whose protein sequence is MENMKYAEELVREFLFFRGFTSTLQSFDKELATDIGKDFHKDKIFDLIFSLYIPKFQPDNLISLLTFFKQCFSSSETLLISTLSKLEISILRYYIVNCVKFGRNDKIIEFFKVYGDDLIRKDQDWMIWFGIGYMKNPNLDPLFRVYFSKEWFDALNLSVRNFLSEIFNGNRIPALLKISSEKHTVNHLKNDIKHLNTRLSQLQALLEEKEAQLSQSRSNILTARQLSISGNGDSPRSTVESRSTGLHKELTVSSSDPHPSRRQSLGKDVVLPEDQDASPATNNCDGSDELQQEEDFPEVKVDFQETFLGHTSPISCCRFSTSGDNIASASVDGTVRIWTYDSSTSASRNATIYCGAEIMSLEWDCKSDRLLLIGTADGGIKAWNVDAKRVVCDLSTTSEFPSVVDLKCSPVEPIFVSAAASRGHGSSYIDKLGFASLTVWNMRTWKPMAVLPLGKDPPAITSLCFNHNGKILAAAATDGMIHMFDMSAGLQITGWPAHDSAISSVLFGPDETSIFSLGIDGKVFEWSLQNQGKVLWSRNCHRFCNPENSQNYRHEMALDANGKRLLVTSGSVRAPIYQVQDNTNGMKTLAHSAPISTVDWHPTLPIFLTGSVDNSVRVTSIL